The following coding sequences lie in one Lolium perenne isolate Kyuss_39 chromosome 2, Kyuss_2.0, whole genome shotgun sequence genomic window:
- the LOC127336335 gene encoding thylakoid lumenal 29 kDa protein, chloroplastic produces MAGATFLSAPVLLRLPSSSSSPARGRHAQIQVCCRVTPEGSEAGQPLRFHRRDLIGGCFGATVGLEIIEGSTRFTGEAAAADLIERRQRSEFQSSIKGTLTAAIEAKPELVSSLLTLALNDAMTYDKATKSGGPNGSIRLSAEISRPENSGLSAALDLLVETKKEIDSYSKGGPISFADLIQIAAQQALKKTFLDEAIAKAGGNIDKGRTLYSAYGSSGQWGFFDKIFGRDDAQEPDPEGRVPEWGSASVQEMKDKFIAVGLGPRQVAVMSAFFGPDQAVTEAKLIVDPDCRPWVEKYQRSRETVSRTDYEVDLITTLTKLSYLGQKINYEAYTYPKQKINLGNLKL; encoded by the exons ATGGCGGGTGCGACCTTCCTCTCGGCTCCGGTGCTGCTCCGCCTACCGTCGTCCTCTTCGTCCCCGGCACGCGGCAGGCATGCGCAG ATTCAAGTGTGCTGCAGGGTCACACCTGAGGGTTCTGAGGCCGGACAGCCTCTGCGATTCCACAGAAGGGATCTTATCGGAGGCTGCTTCGGCGCCACCGTTGGATTG GAAATTATCGAGGGTTCGACAAGGTTCACAGGAGAGGCTGCTGCAGCTGATTTGATCGAACGCAGACAGCGCTCTGAGTTCCAAT CAAGCATCAAAGGCACCCTCACAGCAGCCATAGAG GCAAAGCCAGAGCTCGTCTCATCTCTTTTGACCTTGGCGCTGAATGATGCTATGACATATGACAAG GCCACAAAGTCAGGAGGGCCAAATGGATCGATCAGGCTAAG TGCAGAAATAAGCAGACCTGAAAACAGTGGGCTTTCTGCTGCTTTGGATCTACTAGTCGAAACAAAGAAAGAGATAGATTCCTACTCCAAGGGAGGTCCCATCTCATTTGCAGATTTGATCCAAATAGCAG CACAACAGGCACTCAAGAAAACATTTCTTGATGAGGCCATCGCCAAGGCCGGTGGGAACATAGATAAGGGAAGAACCCTATACTCAGCATACGGGTCAAGTGGGCAG TGGGGTTTTTTCGACAAAATATTCGGGCGAGATGACGCCCAAGAACCTGATCCAGAGGGCAGGGTGCCTGAGTGGGGCAGCGCTTCTGTGCAGGAAATGAAGGACAAGTTCATCGCCGTTGGTCTCGGTCCTCGTCAG GTTGCTGTGATGTCAGCCTTCTTTGGGCCTGACCAAGCTGTCACGGAGGCGAAACTGATCGTTGATCCAGACTGTCGTCCGTGGGTCGAGAAGTACCAGCGTAGTCGCGAGACGGTCTCCAGGACTGATTACGAG GTTGACCTGATAACCACGCTCACGAAGCTGAGCTACCTTGGGCAGAAGATAAATTACGAGGCCTACACATACCCCAAGCAAAAGATTAACTTGGGCAATCTGAAGCTGTGA
- the LOC127336334 gene encoding putative F-box/LRR-repeat protein At4g15060: protein MIDHMEGRGLDRISGLPDDLLQEILLRLRSLPAAARTSLLSRRWRRVWTGLPELVLAGFHAPSTFLRAVNGTLAAYSAPTVSALTITVPEVEGFHVPYCPTAAWLRFASRRVAGTFSLTLTNFPSPVTINALKLPPCGRATSITLSLDWFTLRLRPLGSFPALTVLTIQWAVVDAQELGELISSMCPRLTDLTLRVQPLTDRAVSVCSTSLKRLKFQLNESACPLEVVAPVLEVFVLGCPFIEAHISAPKLAEANVPGLNRCHFADDVPRRLRRLQTTRYYGDGTPPLSPLKMRRFDAVDELRLRVCIEVEGYSNFLDDLDKLPMCETLSANVTGRHYGYFPSMPLLLRMRNSLRKLVLEIYEMKNICLLDCPCRLTASHQADNSTLDSLEEIEIRSFKGTDDHVEFLKLLLSKCSPTKLINVEINISYIYEPYLDLPAPIEEVVDKVRAICRPNLKVRVHITSNNGISEIVL from the exons atgatcgatcaCATGGAGGGGCGCGGGCTGGACCGCATCAGCGGCCTCCCGGACGACCTTCTGCAGgagatcctcctccgcctccgctCGCTCCCCGCCGCCGCGCGCACCAGCCTCCTCTCCCGTCGCTGGCGCCGCGTCTGGACCGGTCTCCCCGAGCTCGTCCTTGCCGGTTTCCACGCTCCGAGCACCTTCTTGCGCGCCGTGAACGGCACCCTCGCCGCCTACTCTGCCCCGACCGTCTCCGCCCTCACCATCACCGTGCCCGAGGTCGAAGGTTTCCACGTCCCCTACTGCCCCACTGCCGCGTGGCTGCGCTTCGCCTCGCGTCGCGTCGCTGGCACGTTCTCTCTCACCCTCACCAATTTCCCCTCTCCCGTCACTATTAATGCGCTCAAGCTGCCCCCGTGCGGGAGAGCGACGAGCATCACGCTCTCCCTCGACTGGTTCACACTCAGACTCCGGCCGCTGGGTTCGTTCCCGGCGCTCACCGTCCTGACGATACAGTGGGCCGTAGTGGACGCCCAGGAGCTCGGAGAACTCATCTCCTCCATGTGCCCGCGCCTCACGGACCTTACCCTGCGCGTCCAACCCCTCACCGACCGAGCCGTCTCCGTCTGCTCCACCTCTCTTAAGCGTCTCAAGTTCCAGCTCAACGAGTCCGCCTGCCCGCTCGAGGTCGTAGCCCCTGTGCTCGAAGTGTTTGTTCTGGGTTGCCCCTTCATCGAAGCTCACATCTCGGCCCCGAAGCTCGCCGAGGCTAACGTCCCGGGCCTTAACCGGTGCCACTTCGCGGACGATGTGCCTCGCCGTCTCCGGCGGCTACAGACCACGCGATACTACGGAGATGGAACACCTCCCCTCAGTCCCCTCAAGATGCGGCGGTTCGATGCAGTCGACGAGCTGAGGCTGCGCGTCTGCATT GAAGTGGAAGGATACAGTAACTTCTTGGATGATCTGGACAAACTTCCAATGTGTGAAACCTTGTCGGCAAACGTAACAGGGCGTCACTATGGCTATTTTCCAAGCATGCCACTTCTCTTGAGGATGCGCAACAGTTTAAGGAAGCTTGTGTTGGAGATATATGAGATG AAAAATATATGCTTGTTGGATTGTCCGTGTCGTTTGACGGCGAGTCACCAGGCGGATAACAGTACCCTTGATTCACTTGAAGAGATAGAGATCCGTTCATTTAAGGGAACAGATGACCATGTGGAATTCCTAAAGCTGCTTCTGTCCAAATGCAGTCCAACAAAGCTGATAAATGTGGAAATTAATATATCTTACATCTATGAACCGTACCTTGATCTACCTGCTCCAATTGAGGAGGTGGTCGACAAGGTCCGCGCTATTTGTCGTCCAAATCTTAAAGTCAGAGTACATATCACTTCCAACAACGGGATTTCAGAAATAGTATTGTGA